The Longimicrobiales bacterium nucleotide sequence TGTTTGCCGGCGTGACGGGCGACATGAATCCCGCGCACCTGGATGCAGTCGCAGCGGAGCGCACGCGGTTCGGCGCGCGTGTCGCTCACGGGATGTTGTGCGCCGGCTATATCTCGGCTGTTCTGGGCATGAAGCTGCCCGGCCCTGGCGTCATCTACATGGGCCAGTCACTGCGCTTCATGAAGCCGGTGTTCATAGGCGACACGGTAACAGCGCGGGTCGAAGTGCTGTCCGTGGTCGGTGACAAGCGGCGCGTTCAGCTCGCCACGCGCTGCTTCAATCAGAAGGGCGAGCAGGTCCTCGACGGTGAGGCACTGGTCTGGGTGCCGGAGGATCCGGACGTCGGCGCGGGAGCGGTAGCCGGCGCAGCAGTCGCAGGGACGTAAGGCCGTCAGCGCAGCGGCATACCGCTGCGCCCCATCATCACACCGGAGGTAGCGATGACGTACCACACAAAGATGTGCGGGTGGCAAACGGTGTTCGCCGCCCTCCTGCTCGTCCTGCT carries:
- a CDS encoding MaoC family dehydratase: MEFSEIVPGMTAEIRRTVTDADVVLFAGVTGDMNPAHLDAVAAERTRFGARVAHGMLCAGYISAVLGMKLPGPGVIYMGQSLRFMKPVFIGDTVTARVEVLSVVGDKRRVQLATRCFNQKGEQVLDGEALVWVPEDPDVGAGAVAGAAVAGT